A genomic window from Limnochordia bacterium includes:
- the rpmJ gene encoding 50S ribosomal protein L36, translating to MKVRASVKPICEKCKIIKRKGRIRVICENPKHKQRQG from the coding sequence ATGAAAGTACGTGCATCTGTAAAACCTATATGCGAGAAATGCAAGATTATTAAGCGCAAGGGAAGGATTCGAGTAATCTGTGAGAATCCCAAGCACAAGCAAAGGCAAGGCTAG
- the infA gene encoding translation initiation factor IF-1, with protein sequence MSKEDTIEVVGTVIEPLPNAMFRVELDNGHKVLAHISGKMRMHFIKILPGDKVTVELSPYDLTRGRIVYRTKS encoded by the coding sequence ATGAGTAAGGAAGATACGATAGAAGTTGTTGGAACGGTGATCGAACCCTTGCCTAATGCGATGTTTCGAGTGGAATTGGATAATGGGCATAAAGTTCTTGCCCATATTTCTGGCAAGATGCGGATGCACTTCATTAAGATTCTACCGGGGGATAAGGTCACCGTTGAATTGAGTCCTTATGATCTTACTCGAGGTCGCATAGTGTACCGCACCAAGTCATAG
- a CDS encoding KOW domain-containing RNA-binding protein produces the protein MQTVRLGQLVTSTAGRDRERYFVVVGVVDEHFVEVADGSMRLVGNPKRKNLRHVRIHRHVDTGLAEKLAQDRSKVTDAEIAEVIDYLKAGQEEASN, from the coding sequence ATGCAGACGGTGCGTCTGGGTCAACTTGTCACGTCAACAGCAGGTAGGGATCGGGAGCGGTACTTTGTTGTGGTTGGTGTGGTAGACGAGCATTTCGTGGAGGTAGCCGATGGGAGTATGCGTTTAGTGGGGAATCCAAAAAGGAAGAACCTTAGGCATGTTAGGATCCATCGACATGTGGATACAGGATTGGCGGAGAAGCTGGCACAAGATCGTTCGAAGGTCACGGACGCTGAGATCGCTGAGGTTATAGATTATTTAAAAGCAGGGCAAGAGGAGGCGAGCAATTAA
- the map gene encoding type I methionyl aminopeptidase: MIVLKSDRALNSMRKAGRIVAEVHAKLAEAIQPGISTLKLDQLAEDYLMSCGATPSFKGYRGYPKSICTSINEEVVHGIPGDRILQEGDIISVDIGAYIDGFHGDATRTHGVGESSMEAQRLIEITAGALQAGIEAAAPGGRLGDISHAVQSFAETAGFGVVRDFVGHGIGSQMHEDPQVPNFGLPNRGPRLKPGLVLAIEPMVTAGDYRVRVLEDDWTVVTLDGSLCAHFEDTVAILEDGVEVLTIL; the protein is encoded by the coding sequence ATGATAGTGCTTAAGTCGGACCGGGCTCTTAACTCAATGCGCAAAGCTGGCCGGATTGTGGCGGAAGTTCATGCCAAACTGGCGGAAGCTATTCAGCCCGGGATTTCGACGCTAAAGCTCGACCAGCTAGCCGAGGATTATCTTATGAGTTGTGGTGCGACTCCATCATTCAAAGGTTACCGAGGCTATCCCAAGAGCATCTGTACGTCGATTAACGAAGAAGTGGTGCATGGTATTCCTGGCGATCGCATCCTGCAAGAAGGGGACATTATCAGTGTTGACATCGGAGCATATATCGATGGCTTTCACGGAGATGCAACGCGTACCCATGGTGTGGGGGAGAGCTCCATGGAAGCACAGCGTCTGATTGAAATCACGGCAGGTGCGCTTCAAGCGGGGATTGAAGCGGCAGCACCAGGTGGAAGGTTGGGGGACATTTCCCACGCGGTGCAATCCTTTGCTGAAACAGCCGGATTTGGAGTCGTTCGGGATTTTGTGGGCCATGGAATCGGCTCACAAATGCATGAGGATCCCCAGGTGCCTAACTTTGGGTTGCCTAATAGGGGACCACGCCTAAAACCCGGACTGGTACTAGCGATTGAGCCGATGGTTACGGCCGGAGATTACAGAGTCCGAGTCCTAGAGGATGATTGGACGGTTGTTACTTTGGATGGAAGTCTCTGCGCCCACTTTGAGGATACGGTTGCGATCCTTGAAGATGGTGTTGAAGTTCTAACGATTCTTTAA